Within Romboutsia sp. CE17, the genomic segment AAATAATAAAACTAAGAAAATATTTTTACCTGGATGTAGCCTTTCAAGTTATAGTCCTGATATAGTTATAAAAACTTATGATTATTTAAAGAGTCATATAGATGATATTTCATTAGCAGTAGAGTGCTGTGGTAAACCTACACTTGCTATGGGAGATGAGAAGAAATTTAAAAAGTATTATTCTAAATTAGATAATATATTCAAAGAAAATAAAATAGAAGAAGTTATCGTAGCCTGTCCAAATTGTTTTGATACTATAAGAAATAGCAGTAAAGATATTAAGGTAACTTCATTATGGTCAGTAATTAATGAGTTTAAAATCCCTGATGAGCTAAAAAAACACTATGATGACATAGAGCAAGAATTTTCTCTTCACGATCCATGCCCTATAAGATATGAAAGTAAAATACATGATGATGTAAGAGATATTTTAAAAGATTTAGGTGTTAAAATAGTTGAGTTTGATAAAAATAGGGACAAAAGTGAATGCTGTGGTGCAGGAGCTATGGTTAGGGTAACTAATCCTGAGATTTCAATAAATCAAACTAATAAAAGAGCAAATGAAGCTAAAAGTGATACTGTAGTATCTTATTGTGAATCTTGTTGTGAGTCTATGATGTCTGTAGGGAAAAATTCTATACATATATTAGATTTTATTTTTAATGAAGATGTAATAAACAAGAAAAAATTTGCTCAGAATAGAACTTCTGTAATTTATAAATGGAAAATGAGATATAAGACAGTTCAAAAAGGAAAAAATAATAAATTTTAATGGAGATATTTATTGTGAAAAAGAATAAGCAAAAAATATTAAAAATAGCTTTAGGTATTTTATTTTTAGCTATTATATTAGTAGTTATTTATAAAATATATAGTTTAAATTTAGGTTCAGAAGAAATTAAGAACTATGTACAAGGATTTGGAAAAATTGGGCCATTAGTATATATTATAATGTTTTCATTAGTTCCGCTTACATTATTTCCAGATTCAGTCTTAGCAATAGCTGGAGGACTTATATTTGGTTTATTCAAAGGATATATATATACAACTATAGGTGCATTAATTGGAGGAACTATATCTTTTTATATATCTAGATATTGGGGAAGAGAAGTTGTAAAGAAGCTTACTAAAGAAAAATTAGATAAAGTAGAAGAAATGATTAATAATAGAGGATTTATAATAATTTTTATATTAAGGCTAATTCCACTATTACCATATGATGTTATAAGTTATGGTGCGGGACTTACAGCAGTTAAGTATAAGGATTTCTTATTAGCTACATTATTTGGAACTATACCAGGTATATTAGTATTTACTAACTTAGGAGCACAAACTGTTAATATTGGAAGTAATAGTTTTTATATATCAGTAGCTTTATTAATTCTTTTATTTATAATATCAATATTTTTTAAAAATAAGTTCATATCAAAGGAACTTAAAAATGACATAAAGTAAAATTAGGAGGCAATGATGCTAGATACACATGCGAGAAAATATATTAATCCGATTATTGACTTAGGAGCAAAATTCTTTTTAAATTTGGGATTGAAGCCAAATCATGTTACTATAATAGCTCTTTTAGTAGGGATATCTACTTCTATATTTTTATATTTTGATATGAAATTAATTGCTGTTGCAGTATTATGGTTTTCTGGATATTTAGATGCAGTAGATGGAGCTATGGCAAGAAATAGTAATCTAACATCATCTTTTGGAACATTACTAGACATAGTTTCTGATAGAATAGTTGAAGTAGGAATGATAATTGTATTCGGAATAAACTTTGTAGATGTTAGATTTAATTTATTAATATTAGCAATATCTATATTAATGTCTATGACCATATTTTTGACAGTTGGAGCATGCACAGAGAAAAAAGGTATGAAGTCATTTTATTATCAAGCAGGAGTTGCAGAAAGAAGTGAAGGATTTATATTGTTTTCATTAATGATTTTATTGCCGAATTATTTAGGAATAATAAGCAATATATTTTCTATATTAGTTTTATTTACAGCTGGGCAAAGATTCTTTGAAGCTAAAAGAATATTAGATTAGGAGTGAGATTATGAGAAAAAAATTATTAAGTATATTATGTGTAATATTATCAATATCTGTTGGATTAGTAGCATGTTCTAAAAAAACAGATACATCTAATGATATAAGTGTATTAGAAAGTAATTATGATGAAATATTAGAAAAGGCAAAAGGTACTACTGTAAACTTTTATGGATATGGTGGTAACGAAGTAATGAACAAATGGTTTGATACATATGTAGTGGATCAAATGAAAGAAAAATATGATATAACAGTAAAAAGAGTTGGTATGAATATAGATGAAATTTTAAATCAACTACTATCAGATAAACAAGCTGATAATAATAAAGGTTCTATAGATGTAGTTTGGATAAATGGAGAAAACTTTAAGACTGCAAAAGAAAGTAATTTATTATTAGGATCATTTGTAGAAAAACTTCCAAACTTTAATGACTATGTAGATGTTACATCTGAAGATATAACAGTTGATTTTGGAACAAGTGTTGATGGATTAGAAGCTCCTTGGGGAAAAGCTCAATTTGCATTAGCAGTTAATTCAGATAAAGTATCACAAGCAATAAATGATACGAAGTCGCTAAAAGAGGTGATAATGTCTAATCCAGGAAAATTTACATATCCAGCTTTACCAGATTTTACTGGAAGTGCATTTGTAAGAAATGTAATTTACGATATAGTAGGTTATGAAAATATAGCAAATTTACCAGAGGATAAAGAAGAAGTGAGAAAAGCTATACAACCTGCAATGGATTATTTAAATGAGATAAAACCTTACTTATGGAATGAAGGAAAAACTTATCCATCTACAACATCTCAATTAGATAACATGTATTCAGATAATGAAGTATATTTTACTATGACATATTCTCCAAACTCATTACAAGGAAGAATGGATAGTGGAGAACTAAGTAA encodes:
- a CDS encoding (Fe-S)-binding protein, with the protein product MNKINLDKKTIELVREKHKECINCKLCFDVCPMMKEYSSSPKELMIDIVENKNIDKNIPYSCMLCSICKVKCPKDIDLKEMFYDIRRDIMSSNYKNIKNLGYNTIKFHQINSFSPIFSRSYINNKTKKIFLPGCSLSSYSPDIVIKTYDYLKSHIDDISLAVECCGKPTLAMGDEKKFKKYYSKLDNIFKENKIEEVIVACPNCFDTIRNSSKDIKVTSLWSVINEFKIPDELKKHYDDIEQEFSLHDPCPIRYESKIHDDVRDILKDLGVKIVEFDKNRDKSECCGAGAMVRVTNPEISINQTNKRANEAKSDTVVSYCESCCESMMSVGKNSIHILDFIFNEDVINKKKFAQNRTSVIYKWKMRYKTVQKGKNNKF
- a CDS encoding TVP38/TMEM64 family protein, with amino-acid sequence MKKNKQKILKIALGILFLAIILVVIYKIYSLNLGSEEIKNYVQGFGKIGPLVYIIMFSLVPLTLFPDSVLAIAGGLIFGLFKGYIYTTIGALIGGTISFYISRYWGREVVKKLTKEKLDKVEEMINNRGFIIIFILRLIPLLPYDVISYGAGLTAVKYKDFLLATLFGTIPGILVFTNLGAQTVNIGSNSFYISVALLILLFIISIFFKNKFISKELKNDIK
- a CDS encoding CDP-alcohol phosphatidyltransferase family protein, yielding MLDTHARKYINPIIDLGAKFFLNLGLKPNHVTIIALLVGISTSIFLYFDMKLIAVAVLWFSGYLDAVDGAMARNSNLTSSFGTLLDIVSDRIVEVGMIIVFGINFVDVRFNLLILAISILMSMTIFLTVGACTEKKGMKSFYYQAGVAERSEGFILFSLMILLPNYLGIISNIFSILVLFTAGQRFFEAKRILD
- a CDS encoding ABC transporter substrate-binding protein translates to MRKKLLSILCVILSISVGLVACSKKTDTSNDISVLESNYDEILEKAKGTTVNFYGYGGNEVMNKWFDTYVVDQMKEKYDITVKRVGMNIDEILNQLLSDKQADNNKGSIDVVWINGENFKTAKESNLLLGSFVEKLPNFNDYVDVTSEDITVDFGTSVDGLEAPWGKAQFALAVNSDKVSQAINDTKSLKEVIMSNPGKFTYPALPDFTGSAFVRNVIYDIVGYENIANLPEDKEEVRKAIQPAMDYLNEIKPYLWNEGKTYPSTTSQLDNMYSDNEVYFTMTYSPNSLQGRMDSGELSKATKIIEFKNGNLSNTHFLTIPFNSQNQAGAMVLIDFLMSIDAQGSKTYSENWGDTTILDMNKVPDEDKSKFSEDSIVIKNSVPELSAGMVPIIEEIWTEEVLESE